One Mercurialis annua linkage group LG3, ddMerAnnu1.2, whole genome shotgun sequence DNA window includes the following coding sequences:
- the LOC126674000 gene encoding basic leucine zipper 43 produces the protein MLNPSDHDLTGIQYLASQNPIQYSPNNLEFMHQITNSPTFHFNRLLNNFYNNPNYLQAPVQDLTGAQQSSSNNSTSDEAEDTQMIGIIDERKQRRMISNRESARRSRMRKQKHLDELWAQVVRLRNENHKLMDKLNHVSESHDLVLQENSKLKEEASDLRQMLTDLQIGSPFTVGALRDLEEVIPCNTAHLRAESTNLSISSSVDLLL, from the coding sequence ATGCTTAATCCAAGTGATCATGATCTTACAggaattcaatatcttgcatCCCAAAACCCTATTCAATACTCCCCTAATAATCTTGAATTCATGCACCAAATTACCAACTCGCCAACTTTCCATTTCAACAGACTATTAAACAACTTCTACAACAACCCTAATTACCTCCAAGCACCTGTTCAGGACTTGACGGGGGCTCAGCAGTCTTCGAGCAACAATTCAACTTCCGACGAAGCGGAGGATACCCAAATGATCGGCATAATCGACGAGAGGAAGCAGAGAAGAATGATTTCTAACAGAGAGTCTGCTCGCAGGTCAAGAATGAGAAAACAGAAGCATCTCGATGAGCTGTGGGCTCAAGTTGTTCGTCTTCGGAACGAAAATCATAAACTGATGGATAAACTGAATCATGTATCTGAGTCTCATGATCTTGTTCTTCAGGAGAATTCAAAGCTTAAAGAAGAGGCTTCTGATCTTAGACAAATGCTCACTGATCTGCAAATTGGTAGTCCGTTTACTGTCGGTGCTTTACGGGATCTTGAAGAGGTGATACCATGCAACACAGCTCATCTTAGAGCTGAATCTACAAATTTATCGATCTCTAGTTCAGTAGATTTGCTTCTTTAA